In Macrobrachium nipponense isolate FS-2020 chromosome 25, ASM1510439v2, whole genome shotgun sequence, one genomic interval encodes:
- the LOC135199360 gene encoding uncharacterized protein LOC135199360, translated as MDFGAGTLESSLGEESFLTQAVNLDTMFSTYLTTPAEGSQGPGCDDGLYYQQPLEYSACSGGLPTAGGLYYVGQESCGAPEDEGTNNHSYRRTPIAEWQGEDCLSWALSLCTERGLDASSAHNLWGLRKATGAALLRSSPEDLAALVGSQLGRFLFQELRAMINKGAGKQWHSPAPFCDTAHHDVSLDTVSCDPREGLGATPPPFGGYDDTSSSSSFGGYSDEDLADLFRRVPQEVWDLLPDSLQDFSMQDQPLQIKYEEPLAEASYPLPTALGHLGGSSPPVGFGSPVPGHLSGTPNDVFKKIPTNTRRKERGPKSWEFLVRLLADKRTNPSVIRWEDEATATFRLTQPKIIAQMWGGRADKPSLSYVNFARGLRYHYNTGALEPVSERQLVYRCGPKALKYLQELKSELP; from the exons ATGGACTTCGGCGCAGGTACCCTTGAGTCCTCCCTAGGCGAGGAGTCCTTCCTGACTCAAGCGGTCAACCTCGACACCATGTTCAGCACATATCTGACGACGCCTGCAGAGGGTTCCCAAGGGCCCGGCTGCGATGATGGCCTCTACTACCAGCAGCCTCTGGAATACAGTGCCTGCAGTGGTGGCCTTCCTACCGCGGGAGGCCTCTACTACGTCGGGCAGGAGTCCTGTGGGGCGCCGGAAGACGAGGGGACTAATAATCATTCGTACCGGAGGACGCCGATCGCCGAGTGGCAGGGAGAG GATTGTCTGAGCTGGGCCCTGTCCCTGTGCACCGAGAGAGGTCTGGATGCCTCCTCCGCCCACAATCTCTGGGGCCTGAGGAAGGCCACGGGCGCCGCCCTCCTGAGGTCCTCCCCCGAGGACTTGGCCGCCCTCGTGGGCAGTCAGTTAGGGCGCTTCCTCTTCCAGGAACTGCGGGCGATGATCAACAAGGGcgccg GCAAGCAATGGCACAGCCCCGCCCCCTTTTGCGACACCGCCCACCACGACGTATCACTCGACACAGTGTCTTGTGACCCGAGGGAGGGGCTTGGGGCGACCCCGCCCCCTTTCGGAGGGTACGACGatacctcctcctcttcttcgtttgGGGGATACAGCGACGAGGATCTGGCCGACCTGTTCAGGCGTGTCCCGCAGGAGGTGTGGGACCTTCTGCCGGATTCCCTGCAGGATTTCTCGATGCAGGATCAGCCGTTGCAGATCAAATATG aagaaCCCTTAGCAGAGGCCTCCTATCCTCTCCCTACGGCATTGGGGCATCTGGGGGGGTCATCACCCCCTGTGGGATTTGGCTCCcctgtgccaggtcacctgtctGGGACACCAAATGACGTCTTCAAGAAGATCCCCACTAATACCAGAAGGAAAG AGCGCGGCCCAAAGTCCTGGGAGTTCCTGGTCCGCCTCTTGGCCGACAAGCGAACGAATCCTTCCGTCATCCGCTGGGAAGACGAAGCGACAGCCACCTTCCGTCTGACCCAGCCCAAAATCATCGCCCAAATGTGGGGCGGGAGAGCGGATAAGCCCTCTCTCTCCTACGTCAATTTCGCCCGTGGTCTCAG GTACCACTACAACACAGGCGCCCTTGAGCCCGTCTCCGAACGCCAGCTGGTCTACAGGTGCGGCCCAAAGGCCCTCAAGTACCTgcaggagctgaagagcgagttgcCCTGA